One genomic segment of Corynebacterium durum includes these proteins:
- the tpiA gene encoding triose-phosphate isomerase: protein MARKPLIAGNWKMNLNHLEAVATVQKLAFALPKEYYEKVDVAVTVPFTDIRSVQTVVEGDKLSITYGAQDVSQHESGAYTGEVSAEMLAKLGCAWVVVGHSERREYHGETDGQVAAKAKAALGQGVSPIVCVGEPLDIREAGTHVQYVVDQTKASLAGLDKGQLSKTVIAYEPVWAIGTGKVASAADAQEVCAAIRNTIKELAGDDVAAGIRILYGGSVKADSVAEIVGQPDVDGGLVGGASLDGEAFAKLCANAAGGPF from the coding sequence ATGGCACGCAAGCCACTTATCGCAGGTAACTGGAAGATGAACCTGAACCACCTAGAAGCAGTCGCCACTGTGCAGAAGCTTGCTTTCGCACTGCCGAAGGAATACTACGAGAAGGTAGACGTTGCAGTCACCGTCCCGTTCACTGATATCCGCTCTGTGCAGACCGTTGTTGAGGGTGACAAACTCAGCATCACCTACGGCGCCCAGGACGTTTCCCAGCATGAATCCGGTGCGTACACGGGCGAAGTGTCGGCGGAAATGCTCGCCAAACTGGGTTGTGCTTGGGTGGTTGTGGGGCACTCGGAGCGTCGTGAGTACCATGGCGAAACCGATGGGCAGGTTGCAGCCAAAGCTAAGGCAGCCCTTGGCCAAGGGGTTAGCCCGATCGTCTGTGTTGGCGAGCCGCTGGACATCCGCGAGGCAGGTACCCACGTGCAGTATGTCGTCGATCAGACCAAGGCATCCCTCGCTGGATTGGATAAAGGCCAACTGTCCAAGACCGTGATCGCGTACGAACCGGTGTGGGCGATTGGCACTGGTAAGGTCGCTTCTGCCGCTGATGCTCAGGAAGTGTGCGCAGCAATTCGAAATACCATCAAGGAACTCGCAGGTGACGACGTCGCGGCAGGTATCCGTATCCTGTACGGTGGCTCGGTGAAAGCCGATTCAGTGGCCGAAATCGTCGGTCAGCCTGATGTTGATGGTGGACTTGTTGGCGGCGCATCGCTTGACGGTGAGGCCTTTGCCAAGTTGTGTGCCAACGCCGCTGGCGGCCCCTTCTAA
- the gap gene encoding type I glyceraldehyde-3-phosphate dehydrogenase: protein MTVRVGINGFGRIGRNFFRAIKERGSDIEVVAVNDLTDNHTLAHLLKYDSVLGRLGADVEYDDESITVDGKKIIVTAERDPKDLKWGEQDVDIVIESTGFFTDAEAAKAHLDAGAKKVIISAPAKNEDATFVVGVNHTDYDPAKHNIISNASCTTNCLAPLAKALNDGLGIEKGLMTTIHAYTGDQRLHDAPHRDLRRARAAAVNIVPTSTGAAKAVSLVLPELKGKLDGFAMRVPVITGSATDLTFTAPRETTVEEVNKIVKEAAAGELKGVLSYSEEPLVSTDIVTDPHPSIFDAGLTKVIGDQVKVVSWYDNEWGYSNQLVNLTEYVGERL, encoded by the coding sequence GTTCTGACATTGAGGTCGTGGCTGTCAACGACCTCACCGACAATCACACCCTCGCTCATCTGCTCAAGTACGACTCCGTGCTCGGTCGCCTCGGCGCTGATGTTGAGTACGACGACGAGTCCATCACCGTTGACGGCAAGAAGATCATCGTCACCGCTGAGCGTGATCCGAAGGACCTGAAGTGGGGCGAGCAGGACGTCGATATCGTCATTGAATCCACCGGTTTCTTCACTGATGCTGAAGCTGCCAAGGCTCACCTGGATGCTGGTGCTAAGAAGGTCATCATCTCCGCTCCAGCGAAGAATGAAGACGCAACCTTTGTCGTTGGCGTGAACCACACTGATTACGACCCAGCGAAGCACAACATTATTTCCAATGCTTCCTGTACTACCAACTGCCTCGCACCGCTGGCAAAGGCACTCAACGATGGCTTGGGCATTGAGAAGGGGCTCATGACCACCATTCACGCCTACACCGGCGACCAGCGCCTGCACGATGCTCCACACCGCGATCTGCGTCGCGCCCGTGCAGCTGCAGTTAACATCGTTCCGACCTCCACCGGTGCAGCCAAGGCAGTGTCCCTGGTTCTGCCGGAGCTGAAGGGCAAGCTGGACGGCTTTGCTATGCGCGTTCCGGTTATCACCGGCTCCGCCACTGACCTGACCTTCACCGCTCCTCGCGAGACCACCGTTGAAGAAGTCAACAAGATCGTCAAGGAAGCTGCTGCAGGCGAACTCAAGGGTGTGCTGAGCTACTCGGAGGAGCCGCTGGTCTCCACCGACATTGTCACCGATCCTCACCCCTCCATTTTCGACGCCGGCTTGACCAAGGTCATCGGCGACCAGGTCAAGGTTGTTTCCTGGTACGACAACGAGTGGGGCTACTCCAACCAGCTGGTGAACCTCACCGAATACGTGGGCGAGCGCCTCTAA
- the pgk gene encoding phosphoglycerate kinase: MTVKTLQDLLAEGVEGRYVLVRSDFNVPLNDKQEITDSGRIKASLPTLKALSEAGAKVIVMAHLGRPKGEPNPKYSLAPVAAALSDELGQYVALASDVVGEDAHERANGLTDGDVLLVENVRFDPRETSKDEAERGEFADQLVALTAEGGAFVSDGFGVVHRAQASVYDVAKRLPHYAGGLVEKEIDVLKKVAEDPAKPYVVVLGGSKVSDKLGVIEALAPKTDALIIGGGMCYTFLAAQGVNVQKSLLQEEMIDTCKSLLERYGDKIVLPVDLVAATEFAADAEKKIVPVNEIPEGWMSLDVGPETVKKFAGILASAKTVFWNGPMGVFEFEAFSDGTRGVAQAIIDSTKNGCFSVVGGGDSAASVRLLGLDEDGFSHISTGGGASLEYLEGKELPGVAVLND; this comes from the coding sequence ATGACCGTTAAAACCCTTCAAGATCTTCTCGCTGAAGGCGTGGAAGGCCGTTATGTTCTCGTCCGCTCTGACTTCAACGTCCCGTTGAATGACAAGCAGGAGATCACTGACTCAGGCCGTATCAAGGCATCACTTCCAACGTTGAAGGCCCTGTCTGAGGCAGGGGCCAAAGTCATCGTTATGGCCCACCTTGGCCGTCCTAAAGGGGAACCGAACCCCAAGTACTCCCTCGCTCCTGTAGCCGCAGCATTGTCCGACGAACTGGGACAATATGTTGCTTTGGCCAGCGATGTGGTGGGGGAAGACGCCCATGAGCGCGCCAATGGTCTGACAGACGGCGATGTCCTTTTGGTGGAGAACGTACGTTTTGATCCCCGCGAAACCTCAAAGGATGAGGCAGAACGTGGTGAGTTCGCCGATCAGCTGGTTGCCCTGACCGCTGAAGGCGGAGCATTCGTCTCCGACGGATTCGGCGTGGTTCACCGCGCACAGGCTTCTGTCTACGATGTTGCTAAGCGTCTTCCACACTATGCCGGCGGCCTGGTGGAGAAGGAAATTGACGTCCTGAAGAAGGTCGCGGAAGATCCGGCCAAGCCCTACGTTGTTGTGTTGGGCGGCTCCAAGGTCTCTGACAAGCTGGGCGTTATTGAAGCACTAGCACCGAAGACTGATGCACTGATTATTGGTGGGGGCATGTGCTACACCTTCCTGGCTGCTCAGGGTGTGAATGTTCAGAAGTCGCTGCTGCAGGAAGAGATGATCGATACCTGCAAGAGCCTGCTTGAGCGCTACGGTGACAAGATTGTCCTGCCAGTTGACCTCGTAGCTGCTACGGAGTTTGCTGCTGACGCAGAAAAGAAGATCGTTCCAGTCAACGAAATCCCCGAAGGCTGGATGAGCTTGGACGTTGGACCCGAAACCGTTAAAAAGTTTGCGGGTATCCTGGCCAGCGCGAAGACCGTTTTCTGGAACGGCCCGATGGGTGTGTTCGAGTTTGAAGCATTCTCCGACGGTACCCGTGGTGTTGCTCAGGCCATTATTGACTCCACCAAGAACGGTTGCTTCTCTGTGGTCGGTGGTGGCGATTCCGCAGCATCGGTTCGTCTGCTCGGCCTTGACGAAGACGGATTCTCGCACATCTCCACGGGTGGCGGTGCTTCCCTCGAATACCTCGAAGGCAAGGAACTGCCTGGTGTTGCTGTCCTGAATGACTAA